In Salinibacterium sp. dk2585, a single window of DNA contains:
- a CDS encoding Pr6Pr family membrane protein: MAEDDLPGATAGTPGGAAREGVGRSIRIAALVWRLVLLVVCAYGLYLNTGLDQGALDLQSFSYFTIQSNLLVLLAYLWVTGRTVRDLGGGRRPLPVLVPWLAGIVLVAITITGLVYNFVLVPRDVALGTFDGGDLADLLVHTWVPLLTVGDWLLFSPKGRFRWWYAVLWLVTPAAYAIFAFIRAELGPVLTGVGSRYPYFFLDADEFGWGAVVLNVLWLLAGFLALGLVVVLIDRMLAVGLRRLRR; the protein is encoded by the coding sequence ATGGCCGAAGATGACCTGCCCGGCGCGACCGCGGGCACGCCTGGGGGAGCTGCGCGCGAAGGCGTGGGGCGAAGCATCCGTATTGCCGCACTCGTCTGGCGCCTCGTGCTGCTCGTGGTGTGCGCCTATGGGCTGTACCTGAACACGGGACTCGACCAGGGCGCGCTCGACCTGCAGTCGTTCAGCTACTTTACGATCCAGAGCAACCTGCTCGTGCTGCTGGCCTACCTGTGGGTGACGGGCCGCACCGTCCGCGACCTCGGTGGGGGCAGGCGCCCCCTCCCGGTGCTCGTGCCATGGCTCGCGGGCATCGTGCTCGTCGCGATCACGATCACGGGCCTCGTCTACAACTTCGTGCTCGTGCCTCGGGATGTCGCGCTCGGCACCTTCGACGGCGGTGACCTCGCGGACCTCCTCGTGCACACGTGGGTGCCGCTACTGACCGTCGGCGATTGGCTGCTGTTCTCGCCGAAGGGCCGGTTCCGCTGGTGGTATGCCGTGCTGTGGCTCGTGACGCCGGCCGCCTACGCGATCTTCGCGTTCATCCGCGCCGAACTCGGCCCGGTGCTCACCGGCGTCGGCAGCCGCTACCCCTACTTCTTCCTCGACGCCGACGAGTTCGGCTGGGGCGCCGTCGTTCTCAATGTGCTCTGGCTGCTTGCGGGCTTCCTGGCACTCGGGCTCGTCGTCGTGCTTATTGACCGGATGCTCGCGGTCGGGCTCCGGCGCCTCCGCCGCTGA
- a CDS encoding DUF2243 domain-containing protein produces the protein MSAPRIHKHRSTWGAFLIGVAVMAAVDEIVFHQILGWHHFYDGATLEIGLLTDGLLHAFELFAIVAGFFLLAHEWRGGTFNRGFAWAGFLTGAGLFQLWDGIIDHKVLRLHQVRYDVDLLPYDIAWNASGALILLAGVIVGIRAQRRASARSTAR, from the coding sequence ATGAGCGCCCCTCGCATCCACAAGCACCGCTCCACCTGGGGCGCCTTCCTCATCGGCGTCGCCGTGATGGCCGCCGTCGACGAGATCGTCTTCCACCAGATCCTCGGCTGGCACCACTTCTATGACGGCGCGACCCTCGAGATCGGCCTGCTCACCGACGGCCTGCTGCACGCCTTCGAACTCTTCGCGATCGTCGCCGGCTTCTTCCTCCTCGCGCACGAGTGGCGCGGCGGCACCTTCAACCGCGGCTTCGCGTGGGCGGGCTTCCTCACCGGCGCGGGCCTGTTCCAGCTCTGGGACGGCATCATCGACCACAAGGTGCTGCGCCTCCACCAGGTGCGTTACGACGTCGACCTCCTTCCCTACGACATCGCCTGGAACGCCTCCGGCGCCCTCATCCTGCTCGCAGGCGTCATCGTCGGCATTCGCGCGCAGCGACGCGCCTCGGCCCGCAGCACGGCGCGGTGA
- a CDS encoding cytochrome c oxidase assembly protein: MHEHAAPAASAFPWLATAPLVLAGIVYLAAASAERRRGTRVWPVHRTVCWTLGLVVAASAFLGPLADRAHQDFVAHMAAHTLIGMVAPTLLVLGAPVTLALRTLDPVVARRLTRLLRSWPARIISHPVSAALLNVGSLWVLYLTPLHEAMMGNALLHYAVLVHFLLAGTLFAASILAIDPNPHKASRPVRAVVLLLSTAAHATLAKVLYAYPPAGIPLDEARAGAELMYYAGDAAELALILLFCLAWYRAAKPGRDLHNSGGRSTERPLWRTASAPEL, translated from the coding sequence ATGCACGAGCACGCCGCCCCCGCAGCATCCGCGTTCCCATGGCTCGCCACGGCGCCCCTCGTCCTCGCGGGAATCGTCTACCTCGCGGCGGCGAGCGCCGAACGCCGCCGAGGAACCCGGGTCTGGCCGGTGCACCGCACAGTGTGTTGGACTCTCGGGCTCGTGGTTGCGGCATCCGCGTTCCTCGGGCCGCTTGCCGACCGCGCCCACCAAGACTTCGTCGCCCACATGGCCGCGCATACGCTGATCGGCATGGTTGCGCCGACCCTGCTCGTGCTCGGCGCGCCCGTCACGCTCGCGCTGCGCACGCTCGACCCGGTCGTCGCGCGTCGGCTCACACGGCTCCTGCGGAGCTGGCCCGCCCGCATCATCAGCCATCCCGTCTCAGCGGCGCTGCTCAACGTGGGGTCACTGTGGGTGCTGTACTTGACGCCGCTCCACGAGGCGATGATGGGCAACGCCCTGCTGCACTATGCCGTTTTGGTGCACTTCTTGCTCGCGGGCACGCTCTTCGCGGCGTCGATCCTCGCGATTGACCCGAATCCGCACAAGGCGAGCCGGCCCGTCCGGGCTGTCGTGCTCCTGCTCTCGACCGCCGCCCACGCGACCCTCGCGAAGGTGCTCTACGCGTATCCGCCCGCCGGCATCCCTCTCGACGAGGCCCGGGCCGGGGCTGAACTCATGTACTACGCGGGCGACGCCGCCGAACTCGCCCTCATCCTGCTCTTCTGCCTCGCCTGGTACCGCGCGGCGAAACCGGGGCGAGACTTGCACAACTCAGGAGGGCGCTCAACTGAGCGCCCACTCTGGCGCACGGCGAGCGCTCCTGAGTTGTGA
- a CDS encoding CsbD family protein, whose protein sequence is MSDKFENKAEELGGKAKEATGKVTDNERLEAEGKMDQSKANLKQAGENVKDAFK, encoded by the coding sequence ATGAGTGACAAGTTCGAGAACAAGGCAGAGGAACTCGGCGGCAAGGCCAAGGAGGCCACCGGCAAGGTGACCGACAATGAGCGCCTTGAGGCCGAAGGCAAGATGGACCAGTCGAAGGCCAACCTCAAGCAGGCTGGCGAGAACGTGAAGGATGCGTTCAAGTAG
- a CDS encoding DUF2188 domain-containing protein: protein MNEQLRDGDIETVDNRGQWINRVIGKPELSESFTSKEEAVEAGRALAQQLGAKHVVSDAEPTGVITDEDPAATSTL from the coding sequence ATGAACGAGCAATTGAGGGATGGAGACATCGAGACGGTCGACAACCGGGGCCAGTGGATCAACAGGGTGATCGGCAAGCCGGAACTGTCGGAGAGCTTCACGTCGAAGGAGGAGGCGGTCGAGGCGGGCCGCGCGCTCGCCCAGCAACTCGGCGCCAAGCACGTCGTGTCTGATGCGGAGCCCACCGGCGTGATCACCGATGAGGACCCGGCGGCGACCTCGACGCTGTGA
- a CDS encoding DUF1206 domain-containing protein, protein MTKHDHDRGKRERMRAASHSRPVRWLARAGLFASGIVHVLIGVLAVAVVQGFQGNADQTGALEAVAETPGGFFVLWVAGVALVGLGLWQWTGSLTAGADDSKIFPRWLRNYAKAVGFGGVGLACLAFAIGGRPNAAESTRTASTMLIDFPGGVFVLAAIGAIVGGVGIAFVFRGVSRNFLEDIQPPHNLLGGAIVVIGMIGHIMKGLALIVVGGLFAAGALFTDSSWTSGLDGAIRWLAGLPTGPVPLFAIAGGFMVHGLYLAARGVYIRR, encoded by the coding sequence ATGACGAAACATGATCACGACCGCGGAAAGCGCGAACGGATGCGCGCGGCCAGTCACAGCAGACCCGTGCGCTGGCTGGCGCGCGCTGGCCTCTTCGCGAGCGGCATCGTGCACGTGCTCATCGGGGTGCTCGCGGTGGCGGTCGTGCAGGGGTTCCAGGGCAACGCCGACCAGACGGGAGCCCTCGAGGCGGTCGCCGAGACGCCTGGCGGTTTCTTCGTGCTGTGGGTTGCCGGGGTCGCCCTCGTCGGACTCGGTCTCTGGCAGTGGACTGGATCACTCACCGCTGGTGCCGACGACTCGAAGATCTTCCCGCGCTGGCTGCGGAACTACGCGAAGGCGGTCGGCTTCGGCGGCGTCGGCCTGGCGTGCCTCGCCTTCGCGATTGGCGGTCGGCCGAACGCGGCCGAGTCCACCCGCACCGCGAGCACCATGCTGATCGACTTCCCCGGTGGCGTGTTCGTGCTCGCGGCCATCGGCGCGATCGTCGGCGGCGTGGGCATCGCGTTCGTCTTCCGCGGGGTCAGCCGCAACTTCCTTGAAGACATCCAGCCGCCCCACAATCTCCTCGGCGGCGCGATCGTCGTCATCGGCATGATCGGCCACATCATGAAGGGGCTCGCCCTCATCGTCGTCGGCGGCCTCTTCGCCGCGGGCGCCCTCTTCACTGACTCCAGCTGGACCTCAGGACTCGACGGCGCCATCCGCTGGCTCGCAGGGCTCCCCACGGGGCCTGTGCCACTCTTCGCCATCGCGGGCGGCTTCATGGTGCACGGCCTGTACCTCGCGGCGCGCGGGGTCTACATCCGCCGCTAG
- a CDS encoding YchJ family protein, whose amino-acid sequence MTSPTRCPCLSGEPYDGCCGCYHRGEASAPTAERLMRSRFSAFAVGNADYLLATWHPSTRPDSLELDERLRWYRLDIHRTEAGGLGDDVGIVEFTAYFKPRPGADAAAGSQHEVSRFARVGGRWRYLDAA is encoded by the coding sequence GTGACTTCCCCCACGCGCTGCCCCTGCCTGAGCGGCGAGCCGTATGACGGATGCTGCGGCTGCTACCACCGGGGCGAGGCATCCGCCCCCACGGCGGAGCGGCTCATGCGGTCCCGTTTCAGCGCCTTCGCGGTCGGCAACGCTGACTACCTGCTGGCGACGTGGCATCCGTCGACCCGGCCTGACTCGCTCGAGCTCGACGAGCGCCTGCGTTGGTACCGCCTCGACATCCACCGCACCGAGGCGGGCGGCCTAGGCGACGACGTCGGCATCGTCGAGTTCACCGCGTACTTCAAGCCGAGACCGGGGGCGGATGCCGCGGCGGGCAGCCAGCACGAAGTGAGCCGTTTTGCGCGCGTCGGCGGGCGGTGGCGGTACCTCGACGCGGCCTGA